In the genome of Thermococcus sp. 21S7, the window GCTCAAGATGAGGGGTGTCAGGATGATAAAGGACCTCCACGTCAGTGGCCATGCCAGCAGGGAAGACCACCGCTACCTGCTCCGGTTGCTCAATCCGGAGAACATAGTTCCCGCGCACGGGGACTTCAGGATGCTCACCCACTACGCCGAGCTCGCCGAGGAGGAGGGCTACCTGATAGGCAGGGACGTCTTTGTGTCGAGGAACGGCTACCTGGTTGAGATAAGGTGAGTAGGGTAAAACTGATAAAGAGTTGTCCTATTTTTCCTTTAGATTACTTTCACCACTCACGGGGTGATACGATGGGAAAGTACGATGAGCTCTTCGCAAGGGTTAAGGGGATGGCAAGGAACGTTGACGGCGTTATATTCGAGCTCCTCCCGGAGAGGGAGCCCAAGAACCTCTACGACGCATCCAGACACTACCCGCTCGCAGGTGGAAAGCGCGTCCGACCTTTCGTGGTTCTCCGCGCCGCCGAGGCTGTGGGCGGCGACCCGGAAAAGGCGCTCTATCCAGCGGCCGCGGTCGAGTTCATCCACAACTACTCGCTGGTTCACGACGACATCATGGACATGGACGAGCTGAGGCGCGGAAGGCCGACCGTCCACAAGGTCTGGGGCGTCAACATGGCCATCCTCGCCGGCGACCTGCTGTTCTCCAAGGCTTTTGAGGCCATCGCCAAGGCCGATGTGAACCCGGAGAAGAAGGCTCGCATCCTCGACGTTCTTGTCAGAACCTCCAACATGCTCTGCGAGGGCCAGGCGCTCGACATAGAATTCGAGACGAGGGAGGAGGTTACGGTTGAGGAGTACCTCACGATGATTAGCGGCAAGACCGGGGCGCTCTTCGAGGGTTCGGCGGAGATAGGCGCAATAGTCGGCACCGATAACGAGGAGTACATCAAAGCCCTCGCCAAGTGGGGAATGAACGTTGGCATAGCCTTCCAGATATGGGACGACGTGCTCGACCTCATAGCCGACGAGGAGAAGCTCGGAAAGCCCGTCGGGAGCGACATAAGGAAGGGTAAGAAGACGCTGATAGTGAGCCACTTCTTCGACCACGCGAGCGAGGAGGATAAAGCCGAGTTCCTGAAGGTCTTCGGCAAGTACGCCGGCGATGCAAAGGGCGACGCGCTGATACACGACGAGAAGGTCAAGGAGGAAGTTGCCAAGGCTATCGAACTCCTCAGGAAGTACGGCAGCATAGACTATGCGGCGGAATACGCCAAGAACCTTGTCAGGGAGGCCAACGAAGCCCTGAAGGTTCTCCCTGCGAGCGAGGCAAGGAAGGACCTGGAGCTGCTCGCCGAGTTCCTCGTCGAGAGGGAGTTCTGATCTTGACCCTTTTCCTTTGATTCCTTCACCAATGGGTTCTCATGCAAAATCTTATAACATCGCTCCCCGTAACCATACTTTGGTGAACCGGATGGGACAGTCAAAGTGGGGAGTTCTTATCATAATGAGCGCGGCGCTCTTCATAATGTTTATCGACACGACGATGATGAACGTTTCTATCAGCGCCCTTGTGAGTGACCTCGACACAACCGTGGCGGGCGTCCAAGGCGCGATAACGCTCTACGCCCTCGTCATGGCTGCCTTCATGATAACCGGCGCGAAGCTCGCCGACATCTGGGGAACAAAGAAGGTCTTCTTCAGGGGGCTGGTCATATACACCGTTGGAACGCTGATGGCCGCCTTCGCTCCAAACCTCGCGGTTCTTCTTCTCGGCTGGTCCATCCTTGAGGGCATCGGCGCCTCGATGATGATGCCCGCGACGGTTACGTACATCACCAAGGAGTACACGGGCAAGGACAGGGCCTTCGCCTTCGGCGTCTGGGGAGGCGTCGGCGGAGCGGCGGCGGCCTTCGGCCCGATAATAGGCGGTTTCTTCACGACATACATCACCTGGCGTCTTGGCTTCTTCATGGAGGCCTTCATCGCCGCGGGGATATTCGCCTACATGAAGATACTCTCCGACTACAAGCCTGAGAAGCGGATAAAGCTCGACGTTATCGGAGCGGCACTCGTTGGAGTGGGTCTGTTCCTGCTCACGCTCTCGGTGCTGATAATGGACCCCCTCTCCAATCCGCCGGTTCTGCTCCTCATGGTCGCCGGCCTGGTGGTTCTAGTCGCCTTCTGGAAGTACGAGGAGGGGAGGAAGGGCCGGGGCGAGGACGTGCTCATAGACGTTGACATCTTCAAGTCCAAGGTCTTCACCGCCGCCAACCTGGTGAGCATCTTCTTCCAGATAACCCTCGCGGGTATAATGTTCACGATTCCGGTTTTCGTTCAGCAGTACCTTCACTACAACGCCATCCAGACGGGCTTCGTCGTAGTCCCGCTCTCGATAATGATGTTCATCTTCTCCATGAGCGGGCAGAGGTTCGCGAAGTACCTCACGCCAAAGCAGATAATCCAGCTCGGCATAGTTCTGACCTTCGTTGGTCTCTACCTCGTCCTGCGCGTCCTGAAGCCTGGTGTGGAAGGTTCCGACTTCGCCATCGGCCTCGCCCTCTACGGCACCGGCTTCGGGCTGATATTCTCCCAGATAACTAACCTCGCCATGATGGGCGCCAAACCGGAACAGCAGGCGGACGCTTCTGGAATATTCAACGCCCAGAAGCAGTTCGGCCTGTCTCTCGGAACGGCCTTCATCGGTGCGGTTCTGGTTCTCGGTGTTATCCACAGCATAACCCGGCAGATTTACGAGTCCGGCCTCTTCGAGGGTAGCAAGGAGCAGATAAAGGAGGCGGTGATTCAGTGGATAATCAAGATGCAGCAGGGCGAGCTGAACGTTCCGCCGGAATACCACGACGCGGTGCTTAAAATCGTGAACAACTCCTTCATAGACACGATGAAGGTTGCGGTGATCTTCATGATGGGCATACTTGTCATCAGCGCCCTGCTCTCGTTCCTCCTGCCGAAGGGTGAAAGGGCCTCCTTGTGATGTCTTTATTTTCTGATGAGCATCCACAGGATTCTGGCCGGTCTGTTAGTGTTGTTTAGTGTGTAGTGGGGGGTGCCTGGTTCATTGTAGACGAACTCCCCAGTGCTTGCCGGGAACCGGTCTCCGTTGGTTACCAGGATGACGTCTCCGTCCACAACGTAGGCAAACTCATGGTACTCATCGTGAATGCTGAACCCCTCCTCAGGAAGCCGTGAGCGGGGCGGCATTGTGAGTATCCCCACCTGAATGTCCCCGCCGATGTCGAGAACTTCTATTGCCTCCCCCGGACTCTTTGACCATTCCTCCTCAAAATTAAACGTCTTTGGCATCTGGATCATCTCCGTTTTAATGTTTCAAATTTTTGTCTAAATTGGTTCTATAAAAGACTTCTGTGGCAATTTTTACCGCAATACTTCGAACAGATTTGCCGCGAACTTGGCCCTTGCCATGGTATTTTTGGCAATAATCGCAAAATTTTACCCAAAAATGTTTAAATAATAGTAACGTATTTCGATATTTGTACACAATTTGGGCACAAAATGTGGAAAATTTAAACATACATCCGGGAGGCGAAGTGCATGGGATATCGATTGGGTGTTGATATAGGGGGGGCTTTTACGGATTTGGTTGGATACGACGCTGAAACCGGCGATTTCGTCTGGGTTAAGGGGGAAACAACGCCGTCGGAGCCGTCGGCGGGTGTTTTGAATACTATAAAAAAGAGCGGCTTGGATATGTCCCGGGTAATCATGGTCATCCATGGTCAGACCCTCGTCATAAATTCTATTATAACGCGGGATGGGGCAAGGGTTGGACTGCTAACCACGTGGGGGCACAGGGACATTCTTGAGCTCCAGAGGGCGAACAGGAGGGACATGTACAATTTCAGATACAAAAAGCCCAAACCCTTCGTCCCGAGGTACCTGAGTATAGAGATTGATGAGAGGATACTGGGCGATGGCAGTGAGCTGAAGCCCCTAAGGGCGGACGAAGTACGGGGGGCGGTGAAGCGGCTTCTCAATGCTGGGGTGGAGTCGATATGCATCAGCTTTCTTAACTCCTACGCGAATCCCTCCCATGAGATTGAAGCTGCCAGAATCTCCCAGGATGTTCTGAAGGAGGAGGGGCTTGAGGGCCTCCCCGTGACGATGGCACACGAGATTACCCGGGAGTGGGGTGAGTACGAGCGCACAAACACCGCTGTTCTTAACGCGTTTGTGAAGCCGAAGATGGTTAGGTACCTTTCCATTCTTGAGAGGGAGATACGGGGCATGGGGTACGGGGGATCTTTCTTTTCCATGCTGTCCAACGGAGGAATGGCATCCTTTGGCTTTGTCAAAGAGTTTCCGATATACTCAATAGAGTCCGGCCCAATCGCGGGTGTCATTGGGGGTATAGCGATAGCCGAACTCCTGGGCGAAAAGAACGTGATAATCCTCGACGGGGGCAGCACCACGACCAAGGCCAGCCTTGTCGAGAACCTGACACCAAAGGTTCACAGTGAATATTTCGTTGGGCGCGATAAGTTCAATCCCGGCTACCCCGTGAAGGTCCCGGTCATAGAGATTGAGGAGGTTGGAAACGGCGGAACGAGTGTGGCATGGATTGATGAAGTCGGGAACCTCAGGGTCGGTCCAATGGCAATGGGTGCAGACCCGGGGCCCGCGTGCTACGGCAAGGGTGGAACCGAACCAACGGTTACCGATGCTTACGTGGTGAACGGCCTAATAAACCCCGAGTATCTCCTGGGCGGTGAGATGAAGATATACAGAGACCTGGCGGTGGATGCCGTAGGAAAGATAGCTGACCATTACGGCATCTCTGTGGAGGAGGCCGCCGAGGGGATAGTCAGGATTGCCAACGAGAACGCGGCGAACGCCATACGAATAATCTCTGTGCAGAAAGGTTATGATCCAAGGGAGTTCTCTTTAATAGCCCACGGTGGCTCGGGCCCGATGTTTGCGCCGTTTATAGCGGAGGATCTGGAGATTAGAAAAATAATAATCCCGACGATACCCCCAGGAGTCTTCTCGGCGTGGGGGATGCTGCTTACCGACATAAGACACGACGTGATAGTCACCAACGTTGTCAAAGTTGAGGCCGGGAACGTGGACAGTATAAACAGAACGTATTCCGAGGTCGATAAAAGGGTAACCAGGATATTTGAGGAGGAGGAAGGCATCAGTGCCGGGGAGCTGACGGTTTTCCACTATGCGGACATGAGGTACAAGGGTCAGGAACACACCGTTAAGGTGCCGATAAAGACTGGAACCCTCGAAGAGAGCGACATTCCGGACATCATTGAAAAGTTCCACGTATACCATGAAAGGGCATACAGCTTTAGGCTTCCGGACAGTCCCGTGGAGATAGTCAATTTCCATGGGGTGGGAATCGTAAAGGTCAGAAGGCCGGCGATACGTGAAGTCGACGCCGAGGGTCTTTCTCTGGATGATGCCGTTAAGGAGCACAGAAACGTCTTCATACACGGCGATTTCGTCGATATGCCGGTCCTCGACAGGAGGAAGATACCGGTGGAGACGGGGATTGAAGGACCTGCCATTCTTGAGGATCCTACCTCAACGGTCCTCGTTCTTGAGAACCAAGAACTCGTGAGGGATCGGTATGGCAACATTATTATCCGGAGGGGGTGATGGAATGAGCGCGGACCCATTCACTTTGGAAGTTATAAAGAACGGTCTCGTTGTTGCCAACGAGGAGATGTTCCAGGCATTTGCAAGGACCGCCAAGAGCCCTGTTATCTACGAGGTCCTAGATTTTGCCGTTGGGATGACGGATTCCGAAGGTAACCTGATTGCACAGGCACCCGGCGTCCCCGCGTTCTCTGGGGTTCTCGACTTTGCCGCTAGGGAGGTTCTGGATAAATGGGGGGATTCCCTCCATCCGGGGGATGTTATCGTCAGCAACGTGCCCTATGAATCCGGAACGCACCTGAACGATGTCACACTTGCCCTGCCGGTCTTTTACAGGGACGAGCTGATAGGCGTGATACTCAACAAGGGACATTGGACCGAAGTGGGCGGCATGGCCTTTGGAAGCTGGAACCCCAATGCCACGGAGATATACCAGGAGGGAATTCAGCTCCCCTGCGTCAAACTGTACAGTGAGGGGAAGCCCAACAGGGACGTTATAGATATAATCCTTGAGAACTCCCGCCTGCCGGAGTACACGCTCGGGGACATGGAGGCCCAGGCGGCATCCATGAAGGTCGCGGAGAAGAGGATACAGGCTCTCATTGAGAAATACGGTGTTGACAACGTCCTCCTTGCCATGAGAAAGCTTCTGGAGGATGGAAGGAAGTATGCCCTAATGAAACTCAAAGAACTGCCGAAGGGGGAATTCGAGGCCGAGGATTACATAGACGGCTCCATCGCTGGGACTGAGGAGCCCCTCTACGTGAGGGCAAAAATCACGATAACGGATGAAGACGTTACCGTGGACTTTACCGGCAGTGCGGAGCAGGTGATGAGTCCCATAAATTCCCCATATCCCGCCACGGTCTCGGGGGTCAGGGAGGTATACATGGCGATTACTGATCCGCATGCCTATCCGAACGGGGGATTCTTTAGCCCCTTGAAGATTATAGCACCAAAGGGTACGGTTTTCCACCCCATAAAACCTGCACCAACATCAACGGACTGGGAGGCAATAGCCTTTGCCACCGATTTGGTCTGGAAGGCGCTGGCACCGCATATCCCAGAGAAGCTGACCGCAGGGCATTTCCTCTCCATAATAGCAACGATAGTCGGTGGTATCAACGACCGGACCGGCGAACCTTTTGCAATAGTCGAGCCCCAGCCCGGAGGATGGGGCGCGGGCCATGACATGGACGGAACGAGTGGGCTCGTGGCTTGCGGGGATGGGGAGACGTATATAGCATCGTCGGAAGTCTACGAGAGGAACTTCCCGGTTCTCGTTGAGAGATACATGCTGAACGTTGAGGACGGCGCTGGACACGGAAAGCACCGGGGCGGCTTCGGCGTTATCAGGGAGTACAGAATACTGAACAGTCAGGCCCTGGTTACGATCCAGGTGGGCAGACACGACTTCCCACCTTGGGGTGTGGACGGAGGTCTCCCCGGCCCGGGAAACAGGGTCGTTGTCTATCGTGATGGCAGGGGGGAGGAGATACGCAGAATCTCTGCGGAGTTGCTGAAACGGGGAGATTTGATAAGCATCAGAACCTCCGGCGGAGGGGGCTGGGGGAACCCATTGGAAAGGGCCCCGGAGCTTGTTCTGGAGGACTACAGGAATGATCTCATCTCCCTTGAAGCTGCCAGGGAAATCTATGGCGTTGTCATTGATCCGCAGAGGATGGAGGTCGATTGGGAACGGACTAGATCGCTCAGAGAGAAAGTGGGAGGCAGCGTTAATGGATTATAGAGAGAGGTTGCTGAGGCTTCAACACATGATACGGGAGAACGGAGCCGTGGGAGCCGTCCTAGTTCCCGGCTCCAACTTTTATTACCTAACCGGAATGGCGCCCCTGGGCTCGCTGGAGAGGCTTTTTCTCCTGCTCCTGCCGGCGGAGGGGGAGCCGGTCGTAATAGCACCAC includes:
- a CDS encoding MFS transporter, with product MGQSKWGVLIIMSAALFIMFIDTTMMNVSISALVSDLDTTVAGVQGAITLYALVMAAFMITGAKLADIWGTKKVFFRGLVIYTVGTLMAAFAPNLAVLLLGWSILEGIGASMMMPATVTYITKEYTGKDRAFAFGVWGGVGGAAAAFGPIIGGFFTTYITWRLGFFMEAFIAAGIFAYMKILSDYKPEKRIKLDVIGAALVGVGLFLLTLSVLIMDPLSNPPVLLLMVAGLVVLVAFWKYEEGRKGRGEDVLIDVDIFKSKVFTAANLVSIFFQITLAGIMFTIPVFVQQYLHYNAIQTGFVVVPLSIMMFIFSMSGQRFAKYLTPKQIIQLGIVLTFVGLYLVLRVLKPGVEGSDFAIGLALYGTGFGLIFSQITNLAMMGAKPEQQADASGIFNAQKQFGLSLGTAFIGAVLVLGVIHSITRQIYESGLFEGSKEQIKEAVIQWIIKMQQGELNVPPEYHDAVLKIVNNSFIDTMKVAVIFMMGILVISALLSFLLPKGERASL
- a CDS encoding polyprenyl synthetase family protein; translation: MGKYDELFARVKGMARNVDGVIFELLPEREPKNLYDASRHYPLAGGKRVRPFVVLRAAEAVGGDPEKALYPAAAVEFIHNYSLVHDDIMDMDELRRGRPTVHKVWGVNMAILAGDLLFSKAFEAIAKADVNPEKKARILDVLVRTSNMLCEGQALDIEFETREEVTVEEYLTMISGKTGALFEGSAEIGAIVGTDNEEYIKALAKWGMNVGIAFQIWDDVLDLIADEEKLGKPVGSDIRKGKKTLIVSHFFDHASEEDKAEFLKVFGKYAGDAKGDALIHDEKVKEEVAKAIELLRKYGSIDYAAEYAKNLVREANEALKVLPASEARKDLELLAEFLVEREF
- a CDS encoding cupin domain-containing protein, translating into MPKTFNFEEEWSKSPGEAIEVLDIGGDIQVGILTMPPRSRLPEEGFSIHDEYHEFAYVVDGDVILVTNGDRFPASTGEFVYNEPGTPHYTLNNTNRPARILWMLIRK
- a CDS encoding hydantoinase B/oxoprolinase family protein, producing the protein MSADPFTLEVIKNGLVVANEEMFQAFARTAKSPVIYEVLDFAVGMTDSEGNLIAQAPGVPAFSGVLDFAAREVLDKWGDSLHPGDVIVSNVPYESGTHLNDVTLALPVFYRDELIGVILNKGHWTEVGGMAFGSWNPNATEIYQEGIQLPCVKLYSEGKPNRDVIDIILENSRLPEYTLGDMEAQAASMKVAEKRIQALIEKYGVDNVLLAMRKLLEDGRKYALMKLKELPKGEFEAEDYIDGSIAGTEEPLYVRAKITITDEDVTVDFTGSAEQVMSPINSPYPATVSGVREVYMAITDPHAYPNGGFFSPLKIIAPKGTVFHPIKPAPTSTDWEAIAFATDLVWKALAPHIPEKLTAGHFLSIIATIVGGINDRTGEPFAIVEPQPGGWGAGHDMDGTSGLVACGDGETYIASSEVYERNFPVLVERYMLNVEDGAGHGKHRGGFGVIREYRILNSQALVTIQVGRHDFPPWGVDGGLPGPGNRVVVYRDGRGEEIRRISAELLKRGDLISIRTSGGGGWGNPLERAPELVLEDYRNDLISLEAAREIYGVVIDPQRMEVDWERTRSLREKVGGSVNGL
- a CDS encoding hydantoinase/oxoprolinase family protein → MGYRLGVDIGGAFTDLVGYDAETGDFVWVKGETTPSEPSAGVLNTIKKSGLDMSRVIMVIHGQTLVINSIITRDGARVGLLTTWGHRDILELQRANRRDMYNFRYKKPKPFVPRYLSIEIDERILGDGSELKPLRADEVRGAVKRLLNAGVESICISFLNSYANPSHEIEAARISQDVLKEEGLEGLPVTMAHEITREWGEYERTNTAVLNAFVKPKMVRYLSILEREIRGMGYGGSFFSMLSNGGMASFGFVKEFPIYSIESGPIAGVIGGIAIAELLGEKNVIILDGGSTTTKASLVENLTPKVHSEYFVGRDKFNPGYPVKVPVIEIEEVGNGGTSVAWIDEVGNLRVGPMAMGADPGPACYGKGGTEPTVTDAYVVNGLINPEYLLGGEMKIYRDLAVDAVGKIADHYGISVEEAAEGIVRIANENAANAIRIISVQKGYDPREFSLIAHGGSGPMFAPFIAEDLEIRKIIIPTIPPGVFSAWGMLLTDIRHDVIVTNVVKVEAGNVDSINRTYSEVDKRVTRIFEEEEGISAGELTVFHYADMRYKGQEHTVKVPIKTGTLEESDIPDIIEKFHVYHERAYSFRLPDSPVEIVNFHGVGIVKVRRPAIREVDAEGLSLDDAVKEHRNVFIHGDFVDMPVLDRRKIPVETGIEGPAILEDPTSTVLVLENQELVRDRYGNIIIRRG